The following are from one region of the Rhizobium sullae genome:
- a CDS encoding nuclear transport factor 2 family protein: protein MRNLPDLLNEIRSLEEALHRPEIRRSRTAVEALLAEGFVEFGASGRAYRRAEIIDLLVQENDGEDAGELLTYDYALSFISSDAVLLTYRTRRTKGDGSERHVLRSSIWKLSDLGWKMLFHQGTVMTDPSI from the coding sequence ATGAGAAATTTACCTGACCTGCTGAATGAAATCCGGTCTCTCGAAGAAGCCTTGCACCGTCCCGAAATACGCCGTTCAAGAACGGCGGTCGAAGCGCTTCTCGCGGAAGGGTTTGTTGAGTTCGGAGCTTCGGGGAGGGCATATCGCCGTGCGGAGATCATCGATCTTCTCGTGCAGGAAAACGACGGTGAAGACGCTGGCGAATTGCTGACCTACGATTATGCACTCAGCTTCATTTCTTCCGATGCGGTGTTGCTGACCTATCGCACCCGGCGCACGAAGGGCGATGGGTCTGAGCGACATGTTTTGCGCAGCTCAATCTGGAAGCTTTCTGATCTGGGCTGGAAAATGCTGTTTCACCAGGGAACTGTGATGACAGACCCGTCAATTTGA
- a CDS encoding class I SAM-dependent methyltransferase: MSSITTGNDRQYSDSRKLAARARLNREYTIAEIGWFAWVAGQLPLKAGDRILDVGCGPGWFWAAAVDKLPESLDLTLSDLSPGMVQDAVERCQPLAFGSVTGQQADATALPFVDGAFDAVIAMHMLYHVPDQSQAIAAMYRVLKPGGFLAVTTNGAGNMRKMYELTTVFGSPPYDPAGAAFGYDTAERLMQAHFGNVAMTQHPARLRVTEPEDVFLALTSYPPGDEADEAQVDAFRDAITEAFRVGGGVLETEKETGLFISRKAA; this comes from the coding sequence ATGTCATCTATAACCACAGGCAACGATAGACAGTATAGCGACAGCCGAAAGCTCGCCGCGCGAGCCCGCCTCAACCGGGAATATACGATTGCCGAAATCGGCTGGTTTGCATGGGTGGCAGGACAGCTACCCCTCAAAGCCGGAGATCGCATTCTTGATGTCGGTTGCGGTCCTGGCTGGTTTTGGGCGGCGGCGGTGGACAAGCTACCGGAAAGTCTGGACCTCACTCTTTCCGATCTCTCCCCCGGCATGGTGCAAGACGCGGTTGAGCGCTGCCAGCCATTGGCATTCGGTAGCGTCACAGGTCAACAAGCCGACGCGACTGCTTTGCCCTTCGTGGATGGCGCTTTTGATGCAGTCATAGCAATGCACATGCTCTACCATGTGCCAGACCAGTCGCAGGCCATCGCGGCAATGTATCGTGTGCTGAAGCCGGGCGGTTTCCTTGCGGTGACCACCAACGGGGCTGGCAACATGCGCAAGATGTATGAGCTGACGACCGTGTTCGGCAGTCCTCCGTATGATCCGGCCGGAGCTGCTTTCGGCTACGATACTGCTGAACGGCTCATGCAAGCCCATTTCGGAAATGTCGCCATGACGCAGCATCCTGCCCGCCTACGGGTAACTGAGCCGGAAGACGTGTTTTTGGCGCTCACGTCCTATCCGCCCGGTGACGAGGCCGACGAGGCGCAGGTTGACGCGTTTCGGGATGCCATCACCGAGGCATTTCGGGTAGGCGGCGGCGTGCTTGAAACCGAGAAGGAAACCGGCTTGTTTATCAGCCGGAAAGCGGCCTGA
- a CDS encoding GNAT family N-acetyltransferase produces the protein MSIRPSLEGQHVRLRIPRVADAEARFRLGYNPEIVEMFGVSRKDVRPITVEGAAGWVQKLIQHPHAWVIEAGGVLIGEIRLDRVDPQDRRASMAIGIYDAASLGRGFGTEAIMLLLDHAFGTMELHRIAIRVLAYNARAIRAYEKCGFIVEGREREAAFVNGHWHDDIMMGLLSREFISPHAPRVACGNTGEGE, from the coding sequence TTGAGTATACGACCGAGCTTGGAAGGACAGCACGTCAGACTTCGCATACCCCGTGTAGCCGACGCCGAGGCTCGATTTCGATTGGGATACAATCCAGAAATTGTCGAGATGTTCGGGGTCAGTCGAAAGGACGTGCGACCAATAACGGTGGAAGGCGCAGCGGGATGGGTGCAAAAGCTCATTCAGCATCCCCATGCCTGGGTTATTGAAGCCGGAGGGGTGCTTATCGGCGAGATCAGATTGGATAGAGTTGATCCGCAGGATCGTCGAGCCTCGATGGCGATAGGCATCTACGATGCGGCGTCGCTCGGGCGCGGCTTCGGTACCGAAGCGATCATGCTGTTGTTGGATCACGCGTTCGGGACGATGGAGCTTCATCGGATCGCTATTCGCGTGCTTGCCTACAATGCGAGGGCCATCCGAGCCTATGAGAAGTGCGGGTTTATCGTCGAAGGTCGTGAACGTGAGGCGGCATTTGTTAACGGACATTGGCACGATGACATAATGATGGGTTTGCTTAGCCGAGAATTCATTTCGCCGCATGCGCCACGAGTCGCGTGCGGAAACACTGGCGAGGGTGAGTGA
- a CDS encoding class I SAM-dependent methyltransferase, giving the protein MEIIDFGCGEGSNTRRFAEIGARMTGIDLSEKMIGHAREAEHHLPLGIRYEVASYSQNTGFEDASFDAVVSTMALMDGPDFPAAMREAFRLLRPGGFIAFSVLHPCFITPGLQWQKDINEKPTGLVVARYFDQTKFVESWRFGDRPSDEDVVLFEVPRFPRTLSEYLNGIAQAGFRIVDVREPQPTPEACGAAPRFARWRDLAAFVLMIRAERTE; this is encoded by the coding sequence TTGGAAATCATCGATTTCGGCTGCGGTGAAGGCTCCAACACGAGGCGGTTCGCCGAGATCGGTGCGCGAATGACCGGCATCGATCTTTCCGAGAAAATGATTGGTCATGCACGGGAGGCTGAACACCACCTTCCACTCGGTATCCGATACGAGGTTGCATCCTACAGCCAGAACACCGGGTTCGAGGATGCCTCCTTCGATGCCGTCGTCTCGACCATGGCCTTGATGGACGGGCCGGATTTCCCAGCGGCGATGCGAGAGGCTTTCAGACTGCTACGGCCCGGTGGATTCATTGCGTTTAGCGTTCTGCACCCTTGTTTCATTACCCCGGGGTTACAGTGGCAGAAGGATATCAATGAAAAGCCGACCGGCTTGGTCGTTGCTCGATATTTCGACCAAACCAAGTTTGTCGAGAGTTGGCGCTTTGGTGACCGGCCGAGCGATGAGGACGTAGTGCTGTTTGAGGTGCCTCGCTTTCCCCGCACGCTCAGCGAATATCTCAACGGGATCGCCCAGGCAGGGTTTCGGATTGTTGACGTCCGTGAGCCGCAACCAACGCCCGAGGCGTGCGGGGCCGCACCCCGTTTCGCGAGATGGCGTGACTTGGCGGCGTTCGTGCTTATGATCCGGGCGGAACGAACCGAATGA
- a CDS encoding GGDEF domain-containing protein yields MKASLVTLLAIIVTYMISFSTRIAFGMPIDALILVNCAVIPTVISMPVASYVFWQGEKLAEAHEALARAHAELTLRSRVDQMTGTLNRETFLATLEAMRRKRDTGTLLIIDADHFKKINDSYGHLNGDQALLQISSAICRAVRRDDIVGRIGGEEFGAILIAADKDDAIQVAERIRQEVENATLSLSEGATLRLTVSIGGTTSDFSEASLADLMRKADTCLYEAKRQGRNRVILDVARAA; encoded by the coding sequence TTGAAAGCGAGCCTCGTGACCCTGCTGGCGATTATCGTGACGTACATGATTTCGTTCTCCACCAGGATCGCCTTCGGCATGCCAATCGACGCGCTAATCTTGGTCAACTGCGCAGTTATCCCGACCGTTATCTCCATGCCGGTGGCCAGCTACGTGTTTTGGCAGGGAGAAAAACTCGCCGAGGCGCATGAGGCGCTTGCCCGTGCCCATGCCGAACTTACCCTGCGGTCGAGAGTCGACCAGATGACGGGAACCTTGAACCGCGAGACCTTTCTTGCAACGCTTGAGGCCATGCGGCGCAAGCGTGATACGGGTACTCTTCTCATCATTGACGCCGATCACTTCAAGAAGATCAACGATTCCTACGGTCATCTCAACGGTGACCAGGCGCTCCTGCAAATCTCCTCGGCGATCTGTCGCGCCGTTCGGCGCGATGACATCGTTGGCCGGATCGGGGGAGAGGAATTCGGTGCCATCCTGATCGCGGCCGACAAAGATGATGCCATTCAGGTCGCGGAACGAATCCGCCAGGAAGTAGAGAACGCGACGCTAAGTCTGTCGGAGGGGGCGACGCTGCGCCTTACTGTCAGCATTGGCGGCACTACAAGCGACTTTTCCGAAGCCTCGCTCGCCGATCTGATGCGCAAGGCCGATACCTGTCTTTATGAGGCCAAGCGGCAGGGCCGGAACCGCGTTATCCTTGATGTTGCAAGGGCCGCGTGA
- a CDS encoding GNAT family N-acetyltransferase, with amino-acid sequence MDKGLQIRAAHADDASAISDVIVTALRESNAKDYPPAVIERIEQNFSPTAVLALIGRRKVFVAVSGRRVIGTASLEGDVVRTVFVSPASQGQGVGRRLMAAVEDSAREVGMETLSVPSSVTAEQFYAGLGYRAIRESYHGEERTIIMQRHLVPKD; translated from the coding sequence ATGGATAAGGGTCTTCAAATACGTGCGGCGCATGCTGACGATGCCTCCGCAATCAGTGATGTCATCGTGACGGCGCTGAGAGAGAGTAATGCCAAGGACTACCCGCCCGCCGTGATTGAGCGCATAGAACAGAACTTCTCTCCGACTGCGGTCCTTGCACTGATAGGTCGGCGAAAAGTCTTCGTAGCCGTTTCAGGTAGGCGTGTTATCGGAACTGCTAGTCTGGAGGGAGACGTTGTCCGGACAGTTTTTGTTTCTCCCGCTTCGCAAGGCCAAGGCGTGGGAAGGCGACTGATGGCTGCTGTCGAGGATTCAGCGCGAGAGGTGGGCATGGAGACGCTCTCAGTCCCTTCATCTGTAACAGCCGAGCAATTTTACGCAGGCCTCGGTTATCGGGCTATTCGAGAAAGCTATCATGGTGAAGAGCGCACTATCATCATGCAGCGCCATTTAGTCCCGAAGGACTAA
- a CDS encoding glutathione S-transferase family protein: MLKLFLSPGSSSMAAHIALHEVGAAFEICSLSFARREHRDPAYLAINPEGKVPTLLVDGRPLTEVAGILFFLAKRFPHAGLLPVDDPEAEAHVVSWMSFLASTVHPARRRGVEHALDVYRIVEKRLGERPFVVGSKMSVADIHLFRLFWRFRNSANLAPGTLPLLEVFHDRMMDRPAVRKTLEIEESIGYELPS; encoded by the coding sequence ATGCTGAAGCTCTTTTTATCTCCAGGCTCAAGTTCGATGGCTGCGCACATTGCGTTGCACGAAGTCGGTGCGGCCTTTGAAATCTGCTCGCTGTCGTTTGCGCGTCGGGAGCATCGTGATCCGGCCTACCTGGCAATCAATCCGGAGGGAAAAGTGCCGACACTGCTTGTCGATGGCAGACCGTTGACCGAAGTGGCAGGAATTCTTTTCTTTCTCGCAAAGAGATTCCCTCATGCCGGACTCCTGCCTGTAGATGATCCCGAGGCGGAGGCTCATGTAGTGTCGTGGATGTCGTTTCTGGCTTCAACAGTGCATCCGGCGCGGCGGAGGGGTGTGGAACATGCGCTCGACGTTTACCGCATCGTCGAAAAACGCCTTGGCGAGCGCCCGTTCGTTGTCGGTTCGAAGATGTCGGTGGCAGATATCCATCTGTTCCGACTGTTCTGGAGGTTCCGAAACTCGGCAAATCTCGCGCCAGGAACGCTGCCGCTCCTGGAAGTGTTTCACGATCGCATGATGGACCGCCCCGCAGTCAGAAAGACTTTGGAGATCGAGGAAAGCATCGGGTATGAGCTGCCCTCCTAA
- the leuS gene encoding leucine--tRNA ligase, with the protein MPYDPRAIEPKWQALWAEHHTFRAEIDPAKPKFYALDMFPYPSGAGLHVGHPLGYTATDILCRYKRMKGFNVLHPMGWDSFGLPAERHAMRTGVHPAITTKRNIETFRGQVQRLGFSYDWSRELATTDPSYVRWTQWIFLKLFERGLAYQTEMAVNWCPAQNAVLADEEVKDGRYVETGDPVVRRKMRQWMLRITAYADRLLEGLDDLDWPESLKAMQRNWIGRSEGAKITFPIDDGGGTIITFTTRPETLFGATYIVLAPEHPLLVTMTMPAARAAVAAYVAKAEALQETERVDAGREKTGVFTGTYAINPVTNARLPIWVADYVLADYGTGALMAVPGHDVRDHAFATTHGLPIVRVIAGDGDVDKAADDGDRQMVNSGFLDHLGVLEARQAMIAWLRANGLGSAKITYRLRDWLFSRQRYWGEPIPVLHLADGSVMPLPEECLPLLPPELDDYAPTADGEPPLARAEDWVRTTVPGTDFPAWRETNTMPQWAGSCWYYLRFLDQHNERELVAKEAERYWMPVDLYVGGAEHAVLHLLYARFWHKVLYDIGVVSTEEPFQRLFNQGMILAHSYRDAAGRYCEPAVVVERHGRWFAGSTEVHRAIEKMSKSRLNVVNPDHVVDEFGADALRLYEMFMGPLDATKPWQTSGVNGVRRFLDRAWRIVCDETDILHPAVRDETADPNILRLRHQTVKSVTEDIEAMRFNTAIARLMELSNALAAPDVRPRDVVETFVLLLSPFAPHIAEELWGKFGHKETLAFVPWPGFDPELVHEETREYVVQINGKVRHRFTATAEMGDGLLAAARSEPEVMALLADREIVREIVVQGRLVNFVVRE; encoded by the coding sequence ATGCCATATGATCCACGGGCGATTGAACCCAAATGGCAGGCCCTTTGGGCCGAACATCATACCTTTCGAGCCGAGATCGATCCGGCCAAGCCGAAATTCTATGCACTCGACATGTTCCCCTACCCTTCGGGTGCGGGTCTGCATGTCGGTCATCCTCTGGGCTATACGGCGACGGACATTCTGTGTCGCTACAAACGCATGAAGGGTTTCAATGTGCTGCACCCGATGGGGTGGGACAGCTTCGGCTTGCCCGCAGAGCGCCACGCCATGCGCACTGGCGTTCATCCCGCTATCACGACGAAGCGCAACATTGAGACGTTTCGCGGCCAGGTACAGCGACTGGGTTTTTCCTATGACTGGAGCCGCGAGCTTGCGACGACCGATCCGAGTTACGTGCGTTGGACGCAATGGATATTCCTGAAGCTGTTTGAGCGCGGCCTCGCCTACCAGACCGAGATGGCGGTCAACTGGTGCCCGGCCCAAAACGCCGTGCTCGCCGACGAGGAGGTCAAGGACGGACGTTACGTCGAAACCGGCGACCCGGTTGTCCGCCGTAAGATGCGTCAGTGGATGCTGCGTATCACGGCTTATGCGGACCGGTTGCTAGAGGGGCTGGATGATCTCGACTGGCCCGAGAGCCTGAAGGCGATGCAGCGCAACTGGATCGGACGATCAGAGGGAGCCAAAATCACCTTTCCGATCGACGATGGCGGTGGGACGATAATTACCTTCACGACCCGTCCCGAGACGCTGTTCGGCGCAACCTACATCGTGCTCGCTCCCGAACATCCCTTGCTGGTCACCATGACCATGCCAGCGGCTCGCGCAGCGGTGGCCGCCTATGTCGCAAAGGCGGAGGCGCTGCAGGAGACGGAACGGGTCGATGCTGGTCGAGAGAAGACAGGTGTTTTCACGGGTACCTACGCGATCAATCCCGTTACGAATGCTCGCCTGCCGATCTGGGTTGCCGATTACGTGCTGGCTGACTACGGCACTGGTGCCTTGATGGCAGTACCAGGCCACGACGTGCGTGACCATGCCTTTGCTACCACGCATGGCCTGCCGATTGTTCGCGTGATCGCAGGCGATGGGGATGTCGACAAGGCCGCTGACGACGGTGACAGGCAGATGGTGAACTCCGGTTTTCTGGACCACCTGGGCGTCCTGGAGGCCAGACAGGCGATGATCGCTTGGTTGCGGGCGAACGGGTTGGGCAGTGCCAAGATCACGTATCGCCTGCGCGACTGGCTCTTCTCGCGCCAGCGCTACTGGGGCGAACCGATTCCGGTGCTCCATCTGGCGGACGGTTCGGTGATGCCGCTGCCAGAAGAGTGCCTGCCGCTGCTGCCGCCGGAACTGGATGATTATGCGCCCACGGCCGACGGTGAACCGCCGCTCGCCCGTGCAGAGGACTGGGTGCGCACGACCGTCCCCGGCACCGATTTTCCGGCGTGGCGGGAGACCAACACCATGCCGCAATGGGCCGGTTCCTGCTGGTACTATCTGCGCTTCCTCGATCAGCATAACGAGCGCGAACTTGTTGCGAAAGAGGCCGAACGGTACTGGATGCCGGTCGATCTCTATGTAGGCGGAGCCGAGCACGCAGTGCTGCACCTGCTCTACGCCCGGTTCTGGCATAAGGTCCTCTACGATATCGGGGTCGTTTCAACCGAAGAACCGTTCCAGCGGCTGTTCAACCAAGGCATGATCCTTGCCCATTCCTACCGAGATGCGGCGGGCCGATACTGCGAGCCCGCTGTTGTCGTTGAACGACACGGCCGATGGTTTGCTGGATCGACCGAAGTACATCGCGCCATCGAGAAAATGTCCAAGTCGCGGCTGAATGTCGTCAATCCAGACCATGTCGTCGACGAATTCGGCGCTGACGCGCTGCGGCTCTACGAAATGTTCATGGGTCCCTTGGATGCGACCAAGCCGTGGCAGACGTCGGGCGTCAATGGCGTGCGCCGGTTTCTGGACCGCGCTTGGCGCATCGTCTGTGACGAGACTGACATACTGCACCCGGCGGTGCGGGACGAAACGGCGGACCCGAACATTCTTCGCCTGCGCCACCAAACCGTGAAATCCGTTACTGAGGATATCGAAGCCATGCGCTTCAACACTGCCATCGCGCGGTTGATGGAGCTGTCCAACGCTTTGGCGGCACCGGACGTGCGACCGCGCGACGTCGTGGAGACATTCGTGCTGCTGCTCTCGCCTTTCGCTCCGCACATTGCGGAGGAGTTGTGGGGCAAGTTCGGCCACAAAGAGACGCTGGCGTTCGTTCCATGGCCAGGTTTCGATCCTGAACTGGTTCACGAGGAGACGCGCGAGTACGTTGTGCAGATCAACGGCAAGGTCCGTCATCGTTTCACGGCGACTGCCGAAATGGGAGACGGTCTGCTTGCAGCCGCGCGATCAGAGCCTGAGGTAATGGCGTTGCTCGCTGACAGGGAGATCGTGAGAGAAATTGTCGTTCAGGGGCGATTGGTGAACTTTGTCGTACGAGAGTGA